The following proteins are encoded in a genomic region of Brachypodium distachyon strain Bd21 chromosome 1, Brachypodium_distachyon_v3.0, whole genome shotgun sequence:
- the LOC100832206 gene encoding calcium/calmodulin-regulated receptor-like kinase 2, with the protein MVGSAGKVVVIVVAAGVTSALLAAACVFLAIWLYRRRASVVAGTRTRSLESTTATLRAGSVGFDSSVSISVASQSVADWGQHPLPAAKRAAFWGWRGGNNGRDAPQLLSVSGIPQYHYKDLQKATNNFTMILGQGSFGPVYKAVMPTGEVVAVKVLASDSTQGEREFQTEVVLLSRLHHRNLVNLVGYCVEKGQRILIYEFMSNGNLASLLYGDNKRSLSWQERLQIAHDVSHGIEYLHEGAVPPVIHRDLKSANILLDQSMRAKVADFGLSKEEVFDGRKSALKGTYGYMDPDYMSTNKFTKKSDVYSFGIILFELITAINPQQGLMEYIDLAAIGGEGKVDWEEILDKNLLAGSVAEEARVLADVAYRCINKSPRKRPWISEVTQAISRLRQRQLMKHDTTALPRSETRTVLRRIEYQHVELSDLTGLKELTPMRA; encoded by the exons ATGGTCGGTAGCGCGGGCAAGGTCGTGGTCAtcgtggtcgccgccggcgtgaCCTCCGCGCTGCTCGCCGCGGCGTGCGTGTTCCTCGCCATCTGGCTCTACCGGAGGCGGGCCAGCGTGGTCGCCGGGACGCGGACGCGGTCGCTGGAGTCCACCACGGCGACGCTGCGGGCCGGCTCCGTCGGCTTCGACTCCAGCGTGTCCATCTCGGTGGCCTCCCAGAGCGTGGCCGACTGGGGCCAACACCCTCTCCCGGCGGCGAAGCGAGCCGCGTTCTGGGGCTGGCGAGGCGGCAACAACGGCAGAGACGCCCCGCAGCTGCTGTCCGTCTCCGGGATCCCACAATACCATTACAA GGATCTGCAGAAGGCTACCAACAATTTCACTATGATTCTGGGGCAAGGATCGTTTGGTCCTGTGTACAAGGCTGTAATGCCCACCGGCGAAGTGGTAGCTGTAAAAGTGCTCGCCAGTGATTCTACGCAAGGGGAAAGAGAGTTCCAGACAGAG GTAGTATTGCTTAGTAGGCTGCATCACAGAAATCTTGTTAATTTGGTCGGATATTGCGTGGAAAAAGGTCAACGCATTCTGATCTATGAGTTCATGAGCAACGGGAATTTGGCAAGCCTTTTATATG GTGATAATAAACGGAGTTTGAGCTGGCAAGAAAGGCTACAAATTGCTCACGATGTCTCTCATGGGATTGAATACCTACATGAAGGG GCTGTCCCACCTGTTATTCACCGAGACCTAAAGTCTGCTAATATACTCTTGGACCAATCAATGAGGGCCAAG GTTGCTGACTTTGGTCTATCAAAGGAAGAAGTATTCGATGGGAGGAAATCAGCCCTTAAGGGCACCTATGGTTATATGGATCCTGACTACATGTCCACCAATAAGTTCACAAAGAAGAGCGACGTGTATAGCTTCGGCATAATACTTTTTGAACTCATAACAGCCATAAATCCACAACAAGGTCTAATGGAGTACATTGACTTA GCAGcgattggaggagaaggaaaGGTAGACTGGGAAGAGATCCTCGATAAGAACCTCCTTGCCGGGAGCGTTGCAGAAGAGGCGAGGGTCCTTGCCGATGTTGCGTACCGATGCATTAACAAAAGCCCCAGGAAGCGCCCCTGGATATCAGAGGTTACTCAGGCCATATCAAGGCTAAGACAGCGGCAGCTCATGAAGCACGACACAACGGCTTTGCCGAGGAGTGAGACCAGGACGGTGCTGAGGAGGATAGAGTACCAGCATGTGGAGCTGAGCGATCTTACCGGCCTCAAAGAACTCACGCCGATGAGAGCCTGA
- the LOC100828473 gene encoding phosphatidylinositol 4-kinase gamma 5, which translates to MPRNLESPVQTQMAVSALKSSLIGDYSDKTRSEGRGGGWKRVFVQTDTGFVLAVQLDRGDNAHTVKRKLQLALNVPTGESSLTFGDHVLKNDLSNVRNDSPLLLTKNFMHRSSSTPCLSPTSKDLQQQRDKGGPIEVLVCPSRCFRTKQLVKDVGRAIRNGVDPIPVNSGLGGAYYFRNCKGENAAIVKPNDEEPFAPNNPKGFTGRALGQPGLKRSVRVGETGYREVAAYLLDYDNFANVPPTVLVKIAHPVFNVNEGVRSTKKKVSGGDPQAVSKIASFQQFAPHDFDASDLGTSGFPVSSVHRIGILDIRIFNTDRHAGNLLVRNLTGAGKFGNQTELIPIDHGLCLPECLEDPYFEWIHWPQASIPFSEDELKYIADLDPVKDADMLRMELPMIREACLRVLMLSTIFLKEATSFGLCLAEIGEMMSREFTGAEDQPSELEVVCMEARRLATEREECSTENESGDEDVTQFQLDYEDHHEMPKGPSAYHFGFKGGSCRNPLSKLDEAIEEEEDDTEAEEEESNAEKLACPKPVNKWQPNILKLSTSLSSFSLTDKSQRQLPAVPKGTDPGNWRSANEQLPTSASFVKLADMGMETWGLFLEKFHELLPGAFNSRKCGATGQRAKQRLGTSCQF; encoded by the coding sequence ATGCCTCGCAATTTGGAGAGCCCAGTCCAGACCCAGATGGCAGTTTCAGCCTTGAAAAGCTCTCTGATTGGTGATTACTCTGACAAAACTAGAAGTGAAGGAAGGGGTGGTGGATGGAAACGTGTTTTCGTCCAAACCGATACTGGTTTTGTACTGGCTGTTCAACTAGATCGTGGTGACAATGCACACACCGTGAAAAGAAAGCTGCAGCTAGCCCTCAATGTGCCCACTGGGGAAAGTTCTCTGACATTTGGTGATCATGTCCTTAAGAATGACCTCAGCAATGTACGGAATGATTCTCCACTGCTTCTGACCAAGAACTTCATGCATAGGAGTTCCTCCACCCCATGCCTGTCTCCTACAAGCAAGGATCTCCAGCAGCAAAGAGATAAGGGTGGTCCAATTGAAGTTTTAGTATGCCCAAGCCGCTGCTTTCGGACAAAGCAGCTTGTTAAGGATGTTGGTAGGGCCATAAGAAACGGTGTGGATCCAATACCTGTCAATAGTGGGCTTGGTGGTGCCTACTATTTCAGGAACTGTAAAGGTGAGAATGCTGCAATTGTGAAGCCAAATGATGAGGAGCCATTTGCGCCCAACAACCCTAAAGGTTTTACAGGGAGAGCCCTTGGGCAGCCAGGCCTCAAAAGATCAGTTCGAGTCGGTGAGACTGGCTATAGAGAGGTTGCTGCATACCTTCTGGACTATGATAATTTTGCTAATGTCCCTCCCACAGTTCTTGTGAAGATTGCACATCCTGTATTTAATGTGAATGAAGGTGTCAGGTCTACCAAAAAGAAGGTTTCCGGGGGTGATCCACAAGCTGTTAGCAAGATTGCCTCATTTCAGCAGTTTGCTCCCCATGATTTTGATGCTAGTGACCTTGGCACCTCAGGTTTTCCTGTATCTTCTGTTCATAGGATTGGCATTCTTGACATCAGAATCTTCAACACTGATAGACATGCCGGGAATCTTCTGGTAAGGAACCTGACTGGAGCAGGGAAATTTGGGAATCAAACTGAGCTGATACCTATTGACCATGGTCTCTGCCTCCCAGAGTGCTTAGAGGATCCTTATTTTGAATGGATTCACTGGCCACAGGCGTCAATCCCATTCTCTGAGGATGAGCTCAAGTACATAGCAGATCTTGATCCAGTTAAAGATGCTGACATGCTTCGTATGGAGCTGCCTATGATCCGTGAAGCATGTCTCCGAGTGCTAATGCTCTCGACCATATTTCTGAAAGAAGCCACATCATTTGGTCTTTGTCTTGCGGAGATTGGTGAGATGATGAGCAGAGAATTTACTGGGGCGGAAGATCAGCCAAGTGAGCTAGAGGTTGTCTGTATGGAGGCAAGGAGGCTAGCAACAGAACGAGAAGAATGTTCAACAGAAAATGAATCTGGAGATGAAGATGTAACTCAATTTCAACTTGATTATGAAGATCATCATGAAATGCCAAAAGGACCATCGGCGTACCATTTTGGATTTAAGGGGGGAAGCTGCAGAAACCCACTGTCTAAATTGGATGAGGCCattgaagaagaggaagatgacaCTGAggctgaggaggaagaaagcaaTGCAGAAAAGTTAGCTTGCCCTAAACCTGTCAATAAGTGGCAACCTAACATTTTGAAGCTATCAACCTCGCTGAGCAGTTTCAGTCTCACTGACAAAAGCCAGCGTCAACTGCCTGCTGTTCCGAAGGGTACTGATCCTGGTAACTGGAGGAGCGCAAATGAACAGCTCCCAACAAGTGCAAGCTTTGTCAAGCTAGCCGACATGGGCATGGAGACATGGGGGCTATTCCTTGAGAAGTTCCATGAGCTGCTCCCTGGCGCATTCAACTCGCGCAAGTGTGGCGCCACAGGGCAAAGGGCGAAGCAGAGGCTGGGAACCTCTTGCCAGTTTTGA